Proteins encoded by one window of Cinclus cinclus chromosome 14, bCinCin1.1, whole genome shotgun sequence:
- the LOC134049721 gene encoding ovomucoid-like, which produces MKTTGLLLLISLALFCISVPATDALQSASTYCRNQRTFRNMCTMEYMPHCGSDGVTYSNKCMFCNAFLRSRGGLGLRSLNAC; this is translated from the exons ATGAAGACCACGGGGCTGTTGCTGCTGATCTCTCTGGCCCTTTTCTGCATCTCAG ttCCAGCTACTGATGCGCTGCAG TCTGCATCCACCTACTGCAGGAACCAGAGGACTTTCAGGAATATGTGTACCATGGAGTATATGCCCCACTGCGGGTCTGATGGTGTCACGTACTCCAACAAATGCATGTTCTGCAATGCATTCCT gagAAGCCGTGGAGGTCTTGGTTTGAGGTCTCTTAATGCATGTTAA
- the LOC134049634 gene encoding LOW QUALITY PROTEIN: ovomucoid-like (The sequence of the model RefSeq protein was modified relative to this genomic sequence to represent the inferred CDS: substituted 1 base at 1 genomic stop codon) has translation MEAXPDILIIQKLLRAGAQHELGSQPWRDHLVSREGAGSLQTPDTSTMTTAGILVLLSFALCCVPDTAFGIEVDCSTYPNTTNEEGKEVLVCSEAVSPICGSDGVTYGNECLLCAYNVEYGTNVSKDHDGECKEVAPVDCSRYPNTTSEEGKVVLLCSKDISPVCGTDWVTYDNECLLCARNREAGTSVGKRTDGECKKEIVTVDCSDYPKPVCSLDYMPLCGSDNTTYNNKCNFCNAVVDSNGTITLSHFGKC, from the exons CCAGCCCTGGAGGGACCATCTCGtgagcagagagggagcaggCAGCCTGCAGACTCCAGACACCTCCACCATGACCACAGCAGGGATTTTGGTGCTCCTCTCCTTCGCGCTTTGCTGCGTCCCAG atacTGCCTTTGGGATTGAG GTGGACTGCAGTACGTACCCCAACACCACAAATGAGGAGGGCAAAGAGGTGCTGGTCTGCAGCGAGGCCGTCAGCCCCATCTGTGGTTCTGACGGTGTCACCTACGGCAACGAGTGCCTGCTCTGTGCCTACAACGT agaatATGGAACCAATGTCAGCAAAGACCATGATGGAGAATGCAAGGAAGTTGCCCCT GTGGATTGCAGCAGGTACCCCAACACAACCAGTGAGGAGGGCAAAgtggtgctgctctgcagcaaagaCATCAGCCCTGTCTGTGGGACCGACTGGGTCACCTACGACAACGAGTGCCTGCTCTGTGCCCGGAACCG AGAGGCTGGAACCAGTGTTGGCAAGAGGACGGATGGTGAATGTAAGAAGGAAATTGTCACA gTTGACTGCAGTGACTACCCCAAACCTGTCTGCTCACTTGACTACATGCCCCTCTGTGGCTCTGACAACACAACGTACAACAATAAATGTAACTTCTGCAACGCAGTCGT GGACAGCAATGGGACTATCACTTTAAGCCATTTTGGAAAATGCTGA